Proteins encoded within one genomic window of Macrobrachium nipponense isolate FS-2020 chromosome 9, ASM1510439v2, whole genome shotgun sequence:
- the LOC135218098 gene encoding zinc finger BED domain-containing protein 5-like: MLKDMKRKHPTNEEDQESENDSQPSKSKEEASDKKIRHYDESYLAVGFTWTGDENCPLPLYIICGRKLANTAMAPVKLKRHFSTNHSYLSNKSVDYFRRLVDSQKKQRKFFEKTLTISERLKKLVI, from the coding sequence ATGTTGAAAGATATGAAAAGAAAGCATCCAACTAATGAAGAGGATCAGGAGAGTGAAAATGATTCTCAGCCAAGTAAGAGCAAAGAAGAAGCGAGTGATAAAAAAATTCGGCATTATGATGAGAGTTATCTGGCTGTTGGGTTCACGTGGACAGGAGACGAAAACTGCCCTCTCCCATTATACATCATTTGTGGAAGAAAACTAGCTAACACAGCTATGGCCCCCGTCAAGTTAAAGCGACATTTCTCTACTAATCACAGCTACTTGTCCAATAAATCAGTTGATTATTTTCGAAGACTCGTTGATTCACAGAAGAAACAAAGAAAGTTCTTTGAAAAGACGTTAACGATAAGTGAAAGGCTCAAAAAGCTTGTTATTTAG